The following coding sequences lie in one Amycolatopsis cihanbeyliensis genomic window:
- a CDS encoding lasso peptide biosynthesis PqqD family chaperone, which translates to MTMTFHEHVTMTETDYGVVLLDLRSGQYFQLNPTAATVVRILRDGGDVAGAVDAVVGAFDVDRQRAEQDVTALLSDLRDSGVLAP; encoded by the coding sequence ATGACGATGACCTTCCACGAACACGTGACCATGACCGAGACCGACTACGGCGTGGTTCTCCTTGATCTGCGCAGTGGTCAGTATTTCCAGCTCAACCCCACGGCGGCGACGGTGGTTCGGATCCTGCGTGACGGGGGTGACGTCGCGGGCGCCGTCGATGCCGTCGTCGGTGCCTTCGACGTGGACCGGCAGCGCGCCGAGCAGGATGTCACCGCGTTGCTGAGCGACCTGCGAGACTCCGGAGTGCTGGCGCCATGA
- a CDS encoding lasso peptide biosynthesis B2 protein → MTLPIMIPWEKRDRNRSLPLRVRTRLAIAGAWLLARLPALRLRRVLERLCHGVRPSTFDEATAARRSVLSASMPLHGWHACLARSLAIALLCRIEGHWPTWCSGVTASPPPRPHSWIQVGDRPVGEPEDLKLALLMTVPNGPRRGTSG, encoded by the coding sequence ATGACGTTGCCGATTATGATCCCATGGGAGAAACGCGACCGGAACCGCTCGCTGCCCCTGCGGGTCCGTACCCGGCTGGCGATCGCCGGTGCCTGGTTACTCGCCCGGCTGCCCGCCCTCCGCCTGCGCCGGGTGCTGGAGCGCCTGTGCCACGGTGTCCGGCCCAGCACGTTCGACGAGGCTACCGCGGCGCGCCGCTCGGTGCTGTCGGCCAGCATGCCGCTGCATGGCTGGCATGCCTGCCTGGCCCGGTCTCTCGCAATCGCGCTGCTGTGCCGGATCGAGGGCCACTGGCCGACCTGGTGCAGCGGAGTGACCGCCAGCCCGCCACCGCGCCCGCACAGCTGGATCCAGGTGGGCGACCGACCGGTGGGTGAACCCGAGGACTTGAAGCTGGCACTTCTGATGACCGTGCCGAACGGCCCACGTCGCGGCACGAGCGGGTGA
- a CDS encoding LysR family transcriptional regulator translates to MHEQELRAFVLVSETGRIDAAAQQLGSSRLVVGQLIASLEQALQAQLFVHSVRGVQLTPIGKKLLPSVRAALALFQGIKEVSGAAESRGTAYPRDITPFPENRPRTV, encoded by the coding sequence ATGCATGAGCAGGAGTTGAGGGCGTTCGTCCTGGTCAGCGAGACGGGTAGGATAGATGCGGCGGCACAGCAACTCGGCTCGTCACGGCTTGTCGTCGGCCAGCTGATCGCCTCGCTCGAACAGGCCCTGCAGGCGCAGTTGTTCGTGCACAGCGTGCGGGGTGTCCAGCTGACCCCGATCGGTAAGAAGCTCCTTCCCTCGGTCCGCGCGGCACTCGCGCTGTTCCAGGGGATCAAGGAGGTGTCGGGGGCGGCGGAATCGCGGGGCACCGCGTATCCGCGCGATATCACCCCTTTTCCGGAGAACCGCCCTCGCACGGTCTGA
- a CDS encoding ABC transporter permease yields the protein MTAVSERKHERAVLTGQSWEGSGIGTQIVVLAGRSLRPVFSPTRIFFSLLQPLVLLLLFSQVLRAIGETSYFPDNVSYVDYLMPAIIVVTSIAAAVGTGVGLAADMKNGVISRLRSMPISRVSVLVGRSIAGLVRAAIEVTILLITAMVVFEFTAAGGVPGMLGAVLLSLVISWSFGWVFLAAASWLGGSENLHTLSMLLLMVLQFGSSAFVPLASMPDYIEFFAAINPLTYGIDAARAMVLGEPTGGAVFITVGVCTVIALAGGSVAVRGFNRE from the coding sequence ATGACGGCTGTCTCCGAGCGGAAGCACGAGCGTGCCGTCCTCACCGGGCAGAGCTGGGAGGGGAGCGGCATCGGTACCCAGATCGTGGTACTGGCGGGCCGCTCGCTGCGGCCGGTGTTCTCCCCGACCCGGATCTTCTTCAGCCTGCTGCAGCCGCTCGTGCTGCTGTTGCTGTTCAGCCAGGTCCTGCGCGCCATCGGGGAGACGTCCTATTTCCCCGACAATGTGTCCTATGTGGACTATTTGATGCCCGCGATTATCGTGGTGACCAGCATAGCGGCGGCCGTGGGCACGGGAGTCGGGCTGGCCGCCGACATGAAGAACGGGGTGATCTCCCGCCTGCGATCCATGCCGATCAGCCGAGTTTCGGTGCTGGTCGGGCGCAGTATCGCGGGCCTGGTCCGCGCCGCGATCGAGGTGACCATCCTGCTGATCACCGCGATGGTGGTCTTCGAGTTCACGGCGGCGGGCGGGGTGCCGGGCATGCTGGGAGCCGTCCTGCTTTCGCTGGTCATCTCGTGGAGCTTCGGTTGGGTGTTCCTGGCCGCGGCGAGTTGGCTGGGTGGTTCGGAGAACCTGCACACGCTGAGCATGTTGCTGCTGATGGTGCTGCAATTCGGTTCCTCCGCGTTCGTGCCGCTGGCCAGCATGCCCGACTACATCGAGTTTTTCGCCGCGATCAACCCGCTCACCTACGGCATCGACGCGGCAAGGGCCATGGTGCTCGGCGAGCCGACCGGCGGCGCCGTGTTCATCACGGTGGGTGTCTGCACGGTGATCGCACTGGCCGGTGGCTCGGTCGCGGTGCGTGGCTTCAACAGGGAGTGA
- a CDS encoding ATP-binding cassette domain-containing protein → MTEPVVEATEVGKTFGDVVALDRVSIQVPPNTVLGLLGHNGAGKTTLINILTTMITPSAGTARVAGFDVVGQSKQVRRRIGLTGQLASVDEDLTGRANLVMIARLLGATRRQARTRAAELLEVFGLTEAADRAVGGYSGGMRRRLDLAAGLVGLPQVVFLDEPTTGLDPGSRAAMWEIVQRLVAEGTTVLLTTQYLDEADRLADSIVVLSRGRVTASGTPTELKSQVGQQSLSIRLRSASAVSAAFTAIRQAGFGPSRDDSRQLVVTPLEHSSRMAAVVRALDDARIEPAELALTEPTLDDVYLALTGSGDAVAEAHSGVPT, encoded by the coding sequence ATGACCGAGCCGGTGGTCGAGGCGACCGAGGTCGGCAAGACATTTGGCGACGTGGTCGCGCTCGACCGGGTGAGTATCCAGGTGCCCCCGAACACGGTGCTCGGCCTGCTGGGCCACAACGGGGCCGGTAAGACCACCCTGATCAACATCCTCACCACGATGATCACCCCGTCCGCGGGGACCGCGCGGGTGGCCGGCTTCGACGTGGTCGGCCAGAGTAAGCAGGTGCGCAGGAGGATCGGGCTGACCGGCCAGCTGGCCTCGGTCGACGAGGACCTGACCGGCAGGGCGAACCTGGTGATGATCGCCCGGCTGCTGGGCGCGACCCGGCGCCAGGCCAGAACCCGCGCGGCCGAGCTGCTGGAGGTGTTCGGCCTCACCGAGGCGGCCGACCGCGCGGTCGGCGGTTACTCAGGTGGGATGCGGCGCAGGCTGGACCTGGCGGCTGGCCTGGTCGGGTTGCCGCAGGTGGTGTTCCTCGACGAGCCGACCACCGGCCTCGACCCCGGCAGCAGGGCCGCCATGTGGGAGATCGTCCAGCGACTCGTTGCCGAAGGCACCACGGTTCTGTTGACCACCCAGTACCTCGACGAGGCCGACCGGCTGGCCGACTCGATCGTGGTGCTGTCCCGCGGCAGGGTGACTGCCTCCGGGACGCCGACCGAGCTGAAGAGCCAGGTGGGGCAGCAGAGCCTGAGCATCCGGCTGCGCTCCGCATCCGCCGTGTCCGCGGCGTTCACGGCGATCCGGCAAGCCGGGTTCGGGCCGAGCAGGGACGACTCCCGGCAGCTTGTGGTCACACCGCTCGAGCATTCCAGCCGGATGGCCGCCGTCGTCCGCGCACTGGACGACGCGCGGATCGAACCGGCCGAGCTGGCGCTGACCGAGCCGACGCTGGACGATGTCTACCTCGCGCTGACCGGGAGCGGGGACGCCGTGGCCGAGGCGCACTCGGGGGTGCCGACATGA
- a CDS encoding cytochrome P450 family protein encodes MAEHTTAEAEQLDMGFVRDPYALYERFRAEHPVRPVVFHGLRMWLVSEYEDVRAVLADPRIRKNPARVAELTARQLGRSEQGAPAGQPDAGEPSPGRRMLVGHMLNMDPPDHQRLRKLVSAVFTARRIESLRPEVERIADRLLSGLAGEQVDLLRAFAFPFSITVISELLGVPERDRERFATIADKMIVAAGADDLGQVADEMAGYLAGLIAEKRRSPDDTLISGLIQVRDSGDRLSEDELVSMVFQLLVAGYDTTAHLIGNGTFVLLSHPEQLAALRADRSLLPSVIEELLRYENSLHVATLRYTSEPVDIGDVRVPGDEFILAALGSANRDQQRYPDADRFDSTRDAGGHTAFGHGIHHCLGAPLARLEAKVAFSALLDRFARIELAVPAAELRWQANMTRGLETLPVRLE; translated from the coding sequence ATGGCCGAGCACACGACCGCGGAAGCCGAGCAGTTGGACATGGGCTTCGTGCGCGACCCGTATGCACTGTACGAGCGGTTCCGTGCGGAGCATCCGGTCCGGCCCGTGGTCTTCCACGGGTTGCGGATGTGGCTGGTGAGCGAGTACGAGGACGTTCGCGCCGTGCTCGCCGATCCCCGGATCCGCAAGAACCCGGCCCGGGTCGCGGAGCTGACCGCGCGCCAGCTCGGCCGGTCGGAGCAGGGCGCGCCCGCGGGGCAGCCGGACGCCGGTGAGCCCTCTCCCGGCCGGCGCATGCTGGTCGGGCACATGCTCAACATGGATCCACCGGACCACCAGCGGCTGCGTAAGCTGGTCAGCGCGGTGTTCACCGCGCGCCGGATCGAGTCGCTGCGCCCGGAGGTCGAGCGCATCGCCGACCGGCTGCTTTCCGGGCTGGCCGGCGAGCAGGTCGATCTGTTGCGGGCGTTCGCCTTCCCGTTCTCGATCACCGTGATCTCCGAGCTGCTCGGCGTACCCGAGCGGGACCGGGAGCGGTTCGCCACCATCGCGGACAAGATGATCGTCGCGGCTGGTGCGGATGACCTCGGCCAGGTGGCGGACGAGATGGCGGGCTACCTCGCCGGGCTGATCGCGGAGAAACGCCGGTCTCCCGACGACACGCTGATCTCGGGACTGATCCAGGTGCGGGACTCCGGGGACCGGCTCAGCGAGGACGAGCTGGTCTCGATGGTGTTCCAGCTGCTCGTCGCCGGTTATGACACCACGGCCCACCTGATCGGCAACGGGACGTTCGTGCTGCTGAGCCATCCCGAGCAGTTGGCGGCCCTGCGCGCCGATCGCTCGTTGCTCCCCAGCGTGATCGAGGAGCTTCTTCGCTACGAGAACTCGCTGCACGTCGCCACGCTCAGGTACACGAGCGAACCGGTGGACATCGGTGACGTGCGGGTCCCCGGTGACGAGTTCATCCTCGCCGCCCTCGGCTCGGCCAACCGTGACCAGCAACGTTACCCCGACGCCGACCGGTTCGACAGCACAAGGGACGCCGGGGGGCACACCGCCTTCGGGCACGGTATACACCACTGCCTCGGTGCCCCGCTGGCCCGGCTCGAGGCCAAGGTGGCGTTCTCCGCGTTGCTGGACCGGTTCGCCCGGATCGAGCTGGCCGTACCCGCCGCCGAGCTGCGCTGGCAGGCCAACATGACACGTGGGCTGGAGACGTTGCCGGTGCGCCTGGAATAG
- a CDS encoding cytochrome P450, whose amino-acid sequence MSTRTSNVPDEILAINLVDPSTYIDNDMTEYWRRLRSEFPVHWHPPVDGNPGFWVISKHADVMSVYRDDKNFTSEKGNVLVTLLAGSDSAAGQMLAVTDGKRHKDLRNVMLKAFSPRALKRVSEWVRENTRELVAEAVRRGECDFAKDIAAQIPITTISNLLGVPVEDRSHLLNMTKSALSSDDADQSEADAWLARNEILLYFTDLVAERRKDPKDDVISVLTQTEVDGELISDHDIVFNCYSLILGGDETSRLTMSDLVLSLTQHPDQWRLLKDGEVDLDTATEEVLRWATPAMHFGRTALTDVEVGGQRIAEGEVVTLWNIAANRDEAVFDDPYRFDLGRKPNKHVTFGYGPHFCLGAFLGRVEVRELLDALRSFTTGFEVTGEPRPIHSNLMAGVSRLPVRFHPDENGLASAGT is encoded by the coding sequence TTGAGCACGCGAACGAGCAATGTGCCGGACGAGATCCTGGCGATCAACCTGGTCGATCCGAGTACATATATCGATAACGACATGACGGAGTACTGGCGGCGCTTGCGTTCCGAGTTTCCGGTCCATTGGCACCCGCCGGTCGACGGCAACCCCGGTTTCTGGGTGATCAGCAAGCACGCCGACGTGATGTCCGTGTACCGCGACGACAAGAACTTCACGTCGGAGAAGGGCAACGTGCTGGTCACCCTGCTGGCCGGAAGTGACTCGGCGGCCGGGCAGATGCTCGCCGTCACCGACGGCAAGCGGCACAAGGACCTGCGCAACGTGATGCTCAAGGCGTTCTCGCCGCGCGCGCTCAAGCGGGTGTCCGAATGGGTGCGGGAGAACACCCGTGAGCTGGTGGCGGAGGCGGTGCGGCGCGGTGAGTGCGACTTCGCCAAGGATATCGCGGCGCAGATCCCGATCACCACCATCTCGAACCTGCTCGGCGTGCCGGTGGAGGACCGTTCACACCTGCTCAACATGACCAAGTCGGCGTTGAGCTCCGACGACGCGGACCAGTCCGAGGCGGACGCCTGGCTGGCCCGCAACGAGATCCTGCTCTACTTCACCGACCTGGTCGCCGAGCGGCGCAAGGACCCGAAGGACGATGTCATCAGCGTGCTCACCCAGACCGAGGTGGACGGCGAGCTGATCAGCGACCACGACATCGTGTTCAACTGCTACAGCTTGATTCTCGGTGGAGACGAGACCAGCAGGTTGACGATGAGCGATCTGGTGCTGAGCCTGACCCAGCACCCGGACCAGTGGCGGCTGCTCAAGGACGGCGAGGTCGACCTGGACACCGCTACCGAGGAGGTCCTGCGCTGGGCCACCCCGGCCATGCACTTCGGCCGCACGGCGCTGACCGATGTCGAGGTCGGCGGGCAGCGGATCGCCGAGGGCGAGGTGGTGACGTTGTGGAACATCGCGGCGAACCGGGACGAGGCGGTGTTCGACGACCCGTACCGTTTCGACCTCGGCAGGAAGCCCAACAAGCACGTCACCTTCGGCTACGGGCCGCACTTCTGCCTCGGCGCCTTCCTCGGCAGGGTCGAGGTCAGGGAACTGCTGGACGCGTTGCGTTCCTTCACCACCGGCTTCGAGGTCACCGGCGAGCCACGGCCGATTCATTCCAATCTGATGGCCGGCGTCTCCAGGCTGCCGGTCCGGTTCCATCCGGACGAGAACGGGCTGGCGTCGGCCGGCACCTGA